One part of the Kryptolebias marmoratus isolate JLee-2015 linkage group LG13, ASM164957v2, whole genome shotgun sequence genome encodes these proteins:
- the LOC108245224 gene encoding claudin-15-like isoform X2, translated as MNPFVEAFASFLGFLGWLMVGVALPHRYWRESTVDGNVITTSTIYENLWMSCATDSTGVHNCRDFPSLLALNGYIQASRALMIASIVFGTFGLVASLVGMQCSKIGGENYVLKGRIAAIGGVFFILQGLCTMIAVSWYAANITQQFFDQLYAGTKYEIGQGLYIGWASAVLALCGGCCLLCACKFQSPSEKTSYPYQPGYTGDTRGHIRSIAATSQAPSNYGRNAYV; from the exons ATGAACCCGTTCGTGGAAGCCTTTGCCAGCTTTCTGGGCTTTCTGGGCTGGCTGATGGTCGGCGTCGCCCTCCCACATCGATACTGGAGGGAGTCTACGGTCGACGGTAATGTTATTACCACCTCAACCATCTACGAGAATCTATGGATGTCCTGTGCCACTGACTCTACCGGAGTTCACAACTGCCGGGATTTCCCATCTCTGCTCGCACTAAATG GGTACATTCAGGCCTCCCGAGCGCTGATGATCGCCTCCATCGTGTTTGGGACGTTCGGCCTCGTGGCCTCTCTGGTGGGAATGCAGTGCTCCAAAATAGGTGGCGAGAACTACGTTCTGAAGGGGAGGATTGCAGCGATCGGAGGGGTGTTCTTCATACTTCAAG ggCTTTGCACCATGATTGCCGTGTCTTGGTACGCAGCCAACATCACGCAGCAGTTCTTTGACCAGCTTTACGCCGGGACAAA GTACGAGATCGGACAGGGCCTCTACATCGGCTGGGCTTCTGCCGTGCTCGCCCTCTGCGGGGGCTGCTGCCTGCTGTGCGCCTGCAAGTTCCAGTCGCCTTCTGAAAAAAC CTCGTACCCATACCAGCCAGGGTACACAGGGGACACCAGGGGACACATCCGGTCCATCGCAGCAACATCTCAGGCTCCGAGCAACTACGGGAGGAACGCGTACgtctga